In one window of Metasolibacillus fluoroglycofenilyticus DNA:
- a CDS encoding aminoglycoside phosphotransferase family protein: MLDIKNYSTFELIKPIKKGWSSDKKYYVETLTNEKLLLRIADIAEYDKKINEYELMKWLAENDVPISQPVELGICDKGKSVYSLFKWCDGEDAEIVLPKLPEAEQYLLGVKSGQILKEIHSIPAPNEQEEWGVRFNRKIDNKIKMYQDCEIKIEDDDKIISYIEKNRHLLKDRVQCFQHGDYHVGNMIISPEGELRIIDFNRNDYGDPWEEFNRIVWSADVSPHFATGQLNGYFNGKPPMEFFLLLALYISSNTLSSLPWAIPFGEHEVTVMKNQAKDVLTWFDGMNNPVPTWYLDDFILNR; the protein is encoded by the coding sequence ATGCTAGATATAAAAAACTACAGCACATTTGAACTAATCAAACCAATAAAAAAGGGTTGGTCGAGCGATAAAAAATATTACGTTGAAACTTTGACGAACGAAAAACTTTTGCTTCGTATAGCCGATATTGCAGAATACGATAAAAAGATAAATGAATATGAATTAATGAAATGGTTAGCTGAAAATGATGTACCTATTTCGCAGCCTGTTGAATTGGGTATTTGTGATAAAGGGAAAAGCGTTTATTCACTTTTCAAATGGTGTGACGGCGAAGATGCCGAGATTGTATTACCTAAGTTGCCAGAAGCTGAGCAGTATTTATTAGGTGTAAAGTCCGGGCAAATATTAAAGGAAATTCACAGTATACCTGCGCCAAATGAGCAAGAAGAGTGGGGAGTCCGTTTTAACCGTAAAATAGATAACAAAATCAAAATGTACCAAGATTGTGAAATTAAAATAGAAGATGATGATAAAATCATCTCTTATATTGAGAAGAACAGACATCTTCTGAAAGATAGGGTGCAATGCTTTCAGCACGGTGATTATCATGTCGGGAATATGATTATTTCACCAGAAGGAGAACTGAGAATAATCGATTTTAACCGCAATGATTATGGGGATCCATGGGAAGAGTTTAATCGTATTGTTTGGAGTGCCGATGTCAGTCCCCACTTTGCTACTGGGCAGCTTAACGGTTATTTTAACGGAAAACCACCTATGGAATTTTTCTTGTTGCTCGCTTTGTACATAAGTAGCAATACGCTATCATCCTTACCTTGGGCAATCCCTTTCGGCGAACATGAAGTAACCGTTATGAAAAATCAGGCAAAGGATGTTTTAACTTGGTTTGATGGCATGAATAATCCTGTCCCGACTTGGTATTTGGATGATTTTATATTAAATAGATAA